In one Neorhizobium sp. NCHU2750 genomic region, the following are encoded:
- a CDS encoding type II toxin-antitoxin system VapC family toxin, with the protein MRLLLDTNVLSEVTKPRPDEGVLKWLHGLDEDRTFISIISIAEIRRGVALMDSGRKRDALNEWLTYDLPQRFEHRTISVEGPVAFAWGDLMALAKRNGRGLASMDGLIAATAVAHDLTLATRNTKDFEGFGIDIVDPWAV; encoded by the coding sequence ATGAGATTGCTTCTTGATACGAACGTTCTATCGGAAGTGACAAAGCCGCGCCCCGATGAAGGTGTTCTCAAGTGGCTCCACGGGCTGGATGAGGATCGCACATTCATCAGCATCATATCGATCGCTGAAATTCGCCGTGGCGTCGCTCTGATGGATAGTGGGAGAAAGCGCGACGCTCTGAACGAATGGCTCACGTATGATCTGCCCCAGCGCTTCGAACACAGGACTATTTCGGTAGAAGGGCCTGTCGCCTTTGCCTGGGGCGACCTCATGGCGCTCGCCAAGCGAAATGGTCGGGGGCTTGCATCTATGGACGGTTTGATTGCCGCTACCGCCGTCGCTCACGATTTGACGCTAGCTACACGCAATACCAAGGATTTTGAAGGTTTTGGAATCGACATTGTTGATCCGTGGGCAGTCTGA
- a CDS encoding type II toxin-antitoxin system prevent-host-death family antitoxin: MQTSTHDDTNWTVAGAKAKLSEVMERAQLAPQTITRNGKPSVVVVSAEEWQKKTARRGSLAEFLLSSPLRGADFDVERQHDEPRDLSL; the protein is encoded by the coding sequence ATGCAAACATCAACGCATGATGATACGAACTGGACGGTCGCTGGCGCGAAGGCAAAACTTTCGGAAGTCATGGAGCGCGCGCAACTGGCACCTCAGACGATTACCCGCAATGGGAAGCCTAGCGTGGTGGTCGTCTCTGCAGAAGAGTGGCAGAAGAAAACCGCACGTAGGGGATCGCTAGCCGAGTTTCTATTGTCATCGCCTCTGCGTGGTGCCGATTTCGATGTCGAGAGACAGCACGACGAGCCGCGTGACTTGTCTCTATGA
- a CDS encoding type II toxin-antitoxin system Phd/YefM family antitoxin encodes MTSTVTTATVSKNFGAYQDDAVRDPVIITKNGRPRTVLIAYEDYLRLTKRDRRVELTSTLGDDELAAIEASAMDGALDHLNAELLTGRHAAD; translated from the coding sequence ATGACCTCCACAGTTACGACCGCTACGGTCTCCAAGAATTTCGGCGCCTACCAGGATGACGCCGTCCGCGATCCGGTGATCATCACCAAGAACGGCCGGCCGCGCACGGTGCTGATCGCCTATGAGGATTATCTGCGGCTGACAAAGCGCGACCGGCGCGTCGAGCTGACGAGCACGCTCGGCGACGACGAGCTGGCCGCGATCGAGGCGTCGGCGATGGACGGCGCGCTCGATCATCTCAATGCCGAATTGCTGACGGGCAGGCATGCTGCCGACTGA